A single genomic interval of Sceloporus undulatus isolate JIND9_A2432 ecotype Alabama chromosome 2, SceUnd_v1.1, whole genome shotgun sequence harbors:
- the LOC121922332 gene encoding keratin, type II cytoskeletal cochleal-like, translating into MSQFGYSSRSAAGPGGFSQVRVSTVSSSRGVGGGSSFRKPGGFGSSSLYNLGSSNKRIALGGGGGSSFSVRSSYGFGGGLGSAYGGGLGGGLPSPGIQEVTINQSLLSPLNLEIDPTIQKVRKEEKEQIKTLNNKFASFIDKVRFLEQQNKMLETKWSLLQEHKTTRSNLVPLFEGYISNLRRQLDSLLNDKGRLEGELKNMQDLVEDFKNKYEDEINKRTTAENDFVVLKKDVDASYMNKVELEAKVDGITDEINFLRTLYETELRELQTQISDTSVVLQMDNNRNLDLDSIIAEVKAQYEEVANKSRMEAETWYQTKYEALQATAGKHGDDLRSTKTEIAELNRTIQRLQSEIENVKNQRAKLEAAIAEAEERGEMAVKDAKAKLEELEAALNKAKQEMARQLREYQELMNVKLALDIEIATYRKLLEGEESRLSGDGAGSVSMTVLNTTGSSAYGSGGGFGYGGGISLGSGMGSGGLSFSSGGGPGSLKSTYSVSTSSTRRSVRN; encoded by the exons ATGTCACAGTTTGGTTACAGCTCCCGTTCAGCAGCTGGGCCTGGTGGGTTCTCCCAGGTCCGAGTCAGTACTGTCTCTTCGTCTCGTGGAGTCGGAGGGGGCAGCAGTTTCAGGAAGCCAGGAGGCTTTGGCAGCTCCAGCCTTTACAACCTGGGCTCAAGCAACAAAAGGATTGCCCTAGGTGGTGGCGGAGGCAGCTCCTTCAGTGTCCGGTCCTCCTATGGATTTGGCGGAGGCCTTGGCAGTGCCTATGGTGGAGGGCTTGGTGGTGGGCTTCCATCGCCAGGGATTCAAGAGGTCACCATCAATCAGAGCCTCTTGTCTCCTCTCAACCTGGAAATTGACCCTACCATCCAGAAGGTGcgcaaggaggagaaggagcagatcAAGACCCTTAACAACAAATTTGCATCCTTCATTGACAAG GTCCGGTTCCTTGAGCAGCAAAATAAGATGCTGGAGACCAAGTGGAGTCTCCTGCAGGAGCACAAGACCACACGGAGCAACTTGGTGCCCCTCTTTGAGGGCTATATCAGCAACCTGAGGAGGCAGCTCGACAGCCTGCTGAATGACAAGGGACGCCTTGAGGGAGAGTTGAAGAACATGCAGGATCTTGTTGAGGATTTCAAGAACAA ATATGAAGATGAAATCAATAAACGCACAACAGCAGAGAATGACTTTGTTGTGCTCAAGAAG gatGTTGATGCTTCCTACATGAATAAAGTGGAACTGGAGGCCAAGGTGGATGGAATCACTGATGAGATAAACTTTCTGAGAACACTCTATGAAACA GAATTGCGTGAACTGCAGACCCAGATCTCTGATACTTCTGTTGTCCTTCAAATGGACAACAACCGAAACCTGGACCTGGACAGTATCATTGCTGAGGTCAAAGCTCAGTATGAGGAAGTTGCTAACAAGAGTAGGATGGAGGCAGAGACATGGTATCAAACCAAG TATGAGGCCCTGCAAGCCACTGCTGGGAAGCATGGAGATGACCTGAGGAGCACCAAGACGGAGATTGCAGAGCTTAACCGCACAATCCAGAGGCTGCAGTCTGAGattgaaaatgtgaaaaatcag CGTGCCAAACTGGAAGCAGCCATTGCTGAGGCAGAGGAACGTGGTGAGATGGCTGTCAAAGATGCCAAGGCAAAACTAGAGGAGCTGGAAGCTGCCCTCAACAAAGCGAAGCAAGAGATGGCCCGCCAGCTGAGAGAGTATCAGGAGCTGATGAATGTCAAACTGGCCCTGGATATTGAGATTGCCACCTACAGAAAGCtgctggaaggagaagagagtcg GTTGTCTGGTGATGGAGCTGGTTCTGTGAGCATGA CTGTGCTCAATACTACTGGTAGTTCTGCATATGGTAGCGGAGGTGGCTTTGGCTACGGTGGAGGAATCAGCCTGGGGAGCGGAATGGGCAGTGGAGGTCTGAGCTTTTCCTCTGGTGGTGGTCCAGGCAGCCTGAAATCAACATACAGCGTGAGCACAAGCTCAACCAGGCGAAGCGTCAGAAACTAA